DNA from Candidatus Cloacimonadota bacterium:
AATGTCTTTTCGTTAAATTCAAAACGATAACCGATACTCTCATCTGTATGAAAAGTTTTCTCGGTAGAAATTGCTATTCCCGCAAATTCAAACTCCGATTTTTTCACTTCCCTGATCTTTATATCAAAGTTTTCGATCCGAATAGATTTGCCATAGGCATCTTTCATTTTGTTGTAAAAATCTTCAAACCCATCTGGTCCCACCACGAAAAGATCTTCTTTTCTTTTGCAATCAGGATCATTTCGAAATGCAAATAAAAGAGCTGCAAAATCGTTGATATGGTCCAGGTGTAAATGGGTTATGCAAATCATATCAATATCGCAATAATCATATCCTGCTTTGGGGATATTGTGGAGGATGCCGGTTCCACAATCAATCAAAATGAGTTTCCCTGCAATCTCAAGAATTCCCCCTGATGATAGCCTATTCTCATTCGGAACGCAAGAGCCTGTCCCAATAAAAGTATATTTCACAATAATTTCTCCTAAAACAATTTATTTTTGACTATAAGCAACGAACAATTACGAACAAAACTAACAATAAAAATTGCATGCTCGTTTTGTTAGTTTTGCTCGTTGCCATTTGAAATAAATATTACAAATCGAGAAAATCATTGCAAGAAATTCATTTATTTTTTTATAATGTTTGACAGAATAATCGCATTTGGATAATAAACAAATATTAAAATAAATGCATCGGAGGATACAATTATGGTTAATCTTGTATCAATTATTATAGTTTTGGCTGTAATAATTTTGTTCAAAGCAATACGAATAGTAAAAGAATATGAACGTGGTGTAGTATTTAGGCTTGGCAGATTACTGCGGGCAAAAGGTCCCGGACTCTTTCTCTTGATCCCATTCATTGATAAGATGGTGAAAGTTCAGTTAAGAACCGTAACTATGGATGTTCCCCCTCAAGATATTATCACGAGAGACAATGTTCCGGTAAAAGTTAATGCTGTCATATATTTCCGAGTTATCGATCCGGAAGATGCGATAGTCAAAGTGGAGAATTACATATTAGCAACTTCCCAAATCGCTCAAACAAGCCTGAGAAATATACTTGGTAAATCCGATTTGGACGACCTGCTCACCCATCGTGAAAAAATTAGTAGTGAATTACAATCGGTTATTGATGAATTAACCGACCCGTGGGGAGTCAAAGTCAGTGTGGTAGAAGTTAAAGATGTTGAACTCCCCTCGACGATGCAACGAGCAATGGCAAAACAAGCCGAAGCAGAGCGGGAACGAAGAGCAAAGATCATTCACGCAGAAGGTGAATTTCAAGCTTCCAAAAAACTATCACAAGCAGCTGATATACTTAGTAAAAACACAGCTTCTATCCAACTTAGATTCTTGCAAACCCTTACGGAAATTTCTGCAGAAAAGAATTCTACAATTGTCTTCCCATTACCGATTGATATCATGCAAGGATTTTTGAATAAGGAAAAAATCCCTTCCACCCTAGCTGAAACTGTTAGTAAAATGATCGAGAATTATTCTAAAAAAGAATAATCGAAAAAATCAGTTTAATTAGAGCCTATCCGTAAAGGGAAATCTTGAGTTAATTTCCGTTTTTTTGAACTTGACTTAATATTTTCCAACTCACAAATATAACGCTAATTAACTTAATGGATAATTTTCCAATTCGTCACGGAATGGTCCGTGACGTCTCGAAAAGGCTACTTTACGGATAGACACTATTTAGAAAAGTGCTTACCTTTTAGGTGGGCACTTTTTTATTTTATCTGGATTTATGAGCACCGAAGCAAGGGAATTCTGCTTGTATCATTTCCACTTTTATTGACATAGAAAAAGTTTAACCGATTTAATGATTTCAAAATTTAATGTTAATATCGGAGGAACAATGAACGAATATTTACAATTAGCTCTAAATGTAGCAAGAAGTAGCGGAGCATCATACACCGACATACGAATTATCGCTAATCAAAATCAAATTATCAGTGTTAAAAACGGCGAGATTGATTCTGTGAATAATTCCAACAGTCTCGGATTTGGGATACGTGTGATAGCAAATGGTTCTTGGGGATTTGCTTCAAGTTCCTCACTGACGAAACCTGAAGTCAAGAAGATTGCTGCTCGAGCTGTGGAAGTG
Protein-coding regions in this window:
- a CDS encoding ribonuclease Z — translated: MKYTFIGTGSCVPNENRLSSGGILEIAGKLILIDCGTGILHNIPKAGYDYCDIDMICITHLHLDHINDFAALLFAFRNDPDCKRKEDLFVVGPDGFEDFYNKMKDAYGKSIRIENFDIKIREVKKSEFEFAGIAISTEKTFHTDESIGYRFEFNEKTFCASGDTGYHENVIKLCKNADLAVLECSLPEEKCIDIHLNPKTAGQIAESAGVKKLLLTHLYPVMENYPIVKKCKKYFSGDIQVAENFRKYVF
- a CDS encoding slipin family protein, which codes for MVNLVSIIIVLAVIILFKAIRIVKEYERGVVFRLGRLLRAKGPGLFLLIPFIDKMVKVQLRTVTMDVPPQDIITRDNVPVKVNAVIYFRVIDPEDAIVKVENYILATSQIAQTSLRNILGKSDLDDLLTHREKISSELQSVIDELTDPWGVKVSVVEVKDVELPSTMQRAMAKQAEAERERRAKIIHAEGEFQASKKLSQAADILSKNTASIQLRFLQTLTEISAEKNSTIVFPLPIDIMQGFLNKEKIPSTLAETVSKMIENYSKKE